In Sphingomonas sp. SUN019, one genomic interval encodes:
- a CDS encoding Lrp/AsnC family transcriptional regulator, with protein sequence MALDSIDRQILAFLQEDGRMTNVDLAERVGLTAPPCLRRVRALEQAGVIRGYHADCDAGRLGFPITVFAMVSLRSQAERDLAAFEEHVAAIPEIRECHMLNGEIDFILKIVAPDLETFQRILTTHLTPAPNVASVKSSLTIRTAKAMPGVPIPA encoded by the coding sequence GTGGCGCTGGATAGTATCGACCGGCAGATTCTGGCCTTTCTGCAGGAAGACGGCCGCATGACCAACGTCGACCTGGCGGAGCGCGTCGGGTTGACCGCGCCGCCCTGCCTTCGGCGCGTGCGCGCGCTGGAACAGGCGGGGGTCATTCGCGGCTATCATGCGGATTGCGACGCGGGCCGGCTGGGTTTTCCGATCACGGTCTTCGCGATGGTCAGCCTGCGCAGCCAGGCCGAACGCGACCTCGCCGCATTCGAGGAGCATGTCGCGGCGATCCCCGAAATTCGCGAATGCCACATGCTGAACGGAGAGATCGATTTCATCCTGAAAATCGTCGCACCCGATCTTGAGACGTTTCAGCGTATCCTGACGACCCATCTGACGCCCGCGCCGAACGTCGCCAGCGTCAAATCATCGCTGACGATCCGCACCGCAAAGGCGATGCCAGGCGTACCGATCCCCGCCTGA
- a CDS encoding histidine kinase dimerization/phospho-acceptor domain-containing protein produces MRFDDSLKTVLAADASTDFGARAAFRQIADLLARRRIDPTDDMLDRLRSLRAGVSADLRSAVARSLAIAAPPAALVAFFAEDEPAVASAALRAARLGDAEWIDLLPRLGPTGRSVLRGRTDLGDPVTRALESFGATDFSLSYDAPPVPKPVAVDQPTAPPVGTGPFVSLGKIAETLPIVAEARRRADEPSAAAPRFEIAELVDRIAAFQRAREPGAELPAVERHDDAAAVSAFRFETDAEGMIRWIDASPRGAVIGLSFAHPAADGLPHVDGVAGGAFRRRTMFTDARLSVGGASALAGDWRISGVPAFDHATGRFTGFRGAARRPRADEDAAGNLRPSNGASEGLRRLVHELRTPTNAIAGFSELIESQLLGPVSPIYRERAATIRTHAADLIAAIEDLDIAARIEGDALELRGGELALAPLLARLAGDLAPLAVLRGCTIDIAPVDDTLLLGCDDRVAERLLSRLLAALVSAGGPGERIAVGAHAGDAGLARIDFTRPATLAAVPDAALLSLDAEREADLPGAPLLGTGFALRLARNLASELGGSLMIGATRLTLTLPAALIGGMGWASTI; encoded by the coding sequence GTGCGGTTCGACGACAGCCTGAAGACGGTTCTGGCGGCGGATGCGTCGACCGATTTCGGTGCGCGCGCGGCATTCCGCCAGATCGCAGACCTACTGGCGCGCCGCCGTATCGATCCGACCGACGACATGCTGGACCGGCTTCGGTCGTTGCGTGCAGGGGTGTCGGCCGATTTGCGGAGCGCCGTCGCGCGATCGCTGGCCATCGCCGCACCGCCCGCCGCGCTGGTCGCCTTCTTCGCCGAAGACGAACCCGCGGTGGCGAGTGCAGCGCTGCGGGCGGCGCGGCTGGGCGATGCCGAGTGGATCGACCTGTTGCCGCGGCTTGGCCCGACGGGGCGGTCGGTGCTGCGCGGGCGGACCGACCTGGGCGATCCGGTAACGCGCGCGCTCGAAAGCTTCGGTGCGACCGACTTTTCGCTGTCCTACGACGCGCCGCCCGTCCCGAAACCCGTCGCGGTAGATCAACCGACCGCGCCGCCGGTCGGGACCGGCCCGTTCGTGTCGCTCGGAAAGATCGCCGAGACGTTGCCGATCGTGGCGGAGGCGCGTCGTCGCGCCGATGAACCCTCGGCAGCCGCGCCGCGCTTCGAGATTGCCGAACTGGTCGACCGGATCGCCGCCTTCCAGCGCGCGCGTGAGCCCGGCGCGGAACTGCCTGCGGTCGAACGTCATGACGACGCCGCAGCGGTGTCGGCGTTCCGCTTTGAAACCGATGCCGAAGGCATGATCCGCTGGATCGACGCAAGCCCGCGCGGCGCCGTGATCGGTTTGTCCTTCGCCCATCCCGCCGCCGATGGCTTACCGCATGTCGACGGCGTCGCTGGCGGGGCGTTTCGGCGTCGTACGATGTTCACCGATGCGCGTTTGAGCGTCGGCGGGGCATCGGCGCTGGCCGGCGACTGGCGCATCTCGGGCGTGCCCGCGTTCGACCACGCGACCGGACGCTTCACCGGCTTCCGCGGCGCGGCGCGTCGTCCGCGCGCGGACGAGGATGCCGCGGGCAATCTGCGTCCATCGAACGGCGCGTCGGAGGGGTTGCGCCGCCTGGTCCACGAATTGCGCACCCCGACCAACGCCATCGCGGGCTTTTCTGAACTGATCGAAAGCCAGTTGCTCGGCCCCGTCTCCCCGATCTACCGCGAACGCGCCGCGACGATCCGCACCCATGCCGCCGATCTGATCGCCGCGATCGAGGATCTCGATATCGCCGCGCGGATCGAGGGCGATGCGCTGGAGTTGCGCGGCGGCGAACTCGCGCTCGCGCCGTTGCTGGCGCGTCTGGCGGGCGATCTCGCTCCGCTCGCCGTCTTGCGCGGGTGCACGATCGACATCGCGCCGGTCGACGACACCTTGCTGCTCGGCTGCGATGATCGTGTCGCCGAGCGCCTGTTGTCGCGGCTGCTCGCCGCACTCGTGTCGGCGGGTGGGCCGGGGGAGCGGATCGCAGTCGGCGCACACGCCGGTGATGCCGGGCTCGCCCGGATCGACTTCACCCGCCCGGCCACGCTTGCGGCGGTGCCCGATGCGGCGCTGCTGAGCCTGGATGCGGAGCGTGAGGCCGATCTTCCCGGCGCGCCGTTGCTCGGCACCGGTTTCGCGCTGCGGCTGGCGCGCAATCTGGCGAGCGAGTTGGGCGGCAGCCTGATGATCGGCGCGACGCGCTTGACACTGACGCTGCCCGCGGCGTTGATCGGCGGCATGGGATGGGCGTCGACGATCTGA
- a CDS encoding polysaccharide deacetylase family protein: protein MTDTPSTLPVRWRAPPPGDLMRWPEDFGTRFTIFVDTEEEFDWSAPFDRNARSVTAIGAIPDMHARFAGRGIGVTYLVDHPVATDARAVQVLCDALADGRSAIGAQLHPWVNPPHEEAASPAASYLCNLPPDLVAAKLDCLTDTITTSFGRPPRAFRAGRYGIGSGMATLLASRGYALDTSMRSRHDYTRDGGPDFTRIGPQAFRQDGLLELPLTTTYTGVLRSVGQRLHPALANIPRGRGLFARTGLLSRVPLTPEGVPVTEALEAIRIALGEGVRVLNFAFHSPSLQPGYTPYVRDAADLMRFHHWWDTVLDLLDARCVRPASLDDLLTAARRAVGPAGNSPGIPPH from the coding sequence GTGACGGATACCCCGTCGACGCTGCCCGTGCGATGGCGCGCGCCGCCGCCCGGCGACCTGATGCGATGGCCCGAGGATTTCGGCACGCGCTTCACTATCTTTGTTGATACGGAGGAAGAATTCGACTGGTCCGCGCCGTTCGATCGCAATGCGCGGTCGGTGACGGCGATCGGCGCCATTCCCGACATGCACGCACGCTTCGCCGGGCGCGGGATCGGCGTGACCTATCTGGTCGATCATCCCGTCGCGACGGATGCACGCGCCGTGCAGGTGTTGTGCGACGCGCTGGCCGACGGCCGGTCGGCGATCGGCGCGCAGCTTCATCCTTGGGTCAACCCGCCGCATGAGGAAGCGGCTTCGCCCGCCGCCTCATACCTGTGCAACCTCCCGCCCGACTTGGTCGCGGCGAAGCTCGATTGCCTGACCGATACGATCACTACGTCGTTCGGCCGTCCCCCCAGGGCATTTCGCGCCGGGCGCTACGGGATCGGATCGGGAATGGCGACGCTGCTCGCGTCGCGCGGCTATGCGCTCGATACGTCGATGCGATCGCGACACGATTACACGCGCGACGGCGGCCCCGACTTCACCCGGATCGGCCCGCAGGCGTTCCGGCAGGACGGGCTGCTCGAACTGCCGCTGACGACCACTTACACCGGCGTTTTGCGCAGCGTCGGGCAGCGCCTGCATCCCGCGCTTGCCAATATCCCTCGTGGGCGGGGATTGTTCGCCCGTACCGGCCTGCTGTCGCGCGTGCCGCTGACACCTGAAGGCGTGCCGGTGACCGAGGCGTTGGAGGCGATCCGCATCGCGCTGGGGGAGGGCGTGCGGGTGCTGAACTTCGCGTTCCACTCGCCGTCGCTTCAGCCGGGTTACACGCCCTACGTCCGCGATGCGGCCGACCTGATGCGCTTCCATCATTGGTGGGATACGGTGCTCGACCTGCTCGATGCGCGCTGTGTGCGGCCAGCCAGTCTGGACGATCTGCTCACCGCCGCGCGGCGCGCGGTGGGCCCGGCAGGAAACTCTCCCGGCATACCACCGCACTAA
- a CDS encoding Shedu immune nuclease family protein, whose product MDDPSYFFNRVPGKTIVGSRFQRGGDPARIASQVVEVEGGPVFYMVNDEVVVRTTSSRRQQIKAVFLEDSRAIKSLTLQRFTSDIFPTDQHFTFTGEEITKLIEFLACIPSLPLDDSGKRHVSASELRNLLLSKADAQQLFRDHEDMFIQVAEGADLKRDLIALGYRRKQLDRFERLLSDPEYFRGEQSILGPSKRPEDVWQTFFEANTWVFGYGLSFQFSTALDDRTLEQVVQGHRIGMAGKRADALMKTRARINSLCFVEIKRHDTPLLSTRDYRPRAFAPSAEVAGGVVQVQATVQAALESIGRKIDVTDQQGNPTGEHVFNFDPRAYLVVGSLSEFETEHGPNEDKVRSFELFRRNVRRPEIITFDELFQRARFIVQHDQHSDATAEPLTDDPPF is encoded by the coding sequence GTGGACGACCCTTCCTACTTCTTCAACCGCGTGCCGGGAAAGACCATCGTCGGCAGTCGATTTCAGCGGGGGGGCGATCCCGCGCGGATCGCATCGCAAGTCGTGGAAGTTGAGGGTGGTCCAGTCTTCTACATGGTAAATGACGAGGTCGTCGTGCGGACTACTTCGAGCCGACGGCAACAGATCAAGGCGGTATTCCTAGAGGACAGCCGCGCCATAAAGTCGCTGACCCTTCAACGGTTCACGAGTGATATATTCCCGACGGACCAGCATTTCACCTTCACGGGGGAGGAGATCACCAAGCTTATCGAGTTCCTCGCCTGCATCCCGTCACTCCCCTTAGATGACAGCGGAAAGCGTCATGTCAGTGCGTCCGAGCTACGAAACCTTCTGCTTAGCAAGGCAGATGCGCAGCAACTCTTCCGCGATCACGAGGATATGTTCATACAGGTTGCCGAAGGCGCAGACCTAAAACGAGACCTCATCGCGCTCGGCTACCGGCGCAAACAACTAGATCGTTTCGAGCGCCTGCTGAGCGATCCAGAATACTTCCGCGGGGAACAATCCATCCTCGGGCCGTCCAAGCGGCCGGAGGACGTCTGGCAGACATTCTTTGAAGCTAACACATGGGTCTTCGGCTATGGTCTCTCCTTTCAGTTCTCGACCGCCCTCGATGATCGGACCTTAGAGCAGGTAGTCCAAGGTCACCGCATCGGCATGGCGGGGAAGCGGGCTGATGCGCTCATGAAGACGCGAGCGAGGATCAACTCGCTGTGCTTCGTTGAGATTAAGCGGCATGACACCCCCCTGCTTTCGACGCGGGACTATCGACCGCGAGCCTTTGCACCATCAGCGGAAGTTGCCGGTGGCGTCGTCCAGGTCCAAGCGACAGTTCAAGCTGCCCTGGAGAGTATCGGTCGCAAGATCGACGTTACTGATCAGCAGGGCAACCCCACCGGCGAGCACGTGTTTAACTTTGACCCTCGAGCCTACCTCGTCGTGGGAAGCTTATCGGAGTTCGAGACCGAGCACGGGCCAAATGAAGACAAGGTCCGGTCGTTTGAGTTGTTCCGCCGCAATGTGCGCCGCCCCGAAATCATCACGTTCGACGAACTTTTCCAGCGCGCCCGCTTTATCGTCCAGCACGACCAACACAGCGACGCAACGGCGGAGCCGCTAACAGACGATCCGCCGTTCTGA
- a CDS encoding recombinase family protein: MRIAYYRVSTLDQSVEAQRVAMGGSFDREFTDEGVSGGVMAAERPGFAKLLEQVRSGDVVHVYAVDRLGRDALDIQTTVRRLIDMGVTVNVKDLGPIVEGVGELILAVLAQVAQMERRRIAERTAAGRAAARKSLAETGRTHRGKASLGRPVARDAGAVAAWRQQNHASIADTARQFKLSTATVKRYCASSGSPA, encoded by the coding sequence ATGAGGATCGCTTACTACCGCGTCTCCACCTTGGACCAAAGCGTCGAAGCGCAACGCGTTGCAATGGGGGGCTCGTTCGACCGTGAGTTCACCGATGAGGGGGTCAGCGGAGGCGTCATGGCTGCAGAACGCCCGGGCTTCGCTAAGTTGCTCGAACAGGTCCGGTCTGGGGACGTGGTCCACGTCTATGCTGTGGACCGCCTTGGTCGCGATGCACTCGACATCCAGACGACTGTGCGGCGACTGATCGACATGGGTGTCACTGTTAACGTCAAGGATTTGGGACCGATCGTCGAGGGTGTCGGAGAACTTATCCTCGCCGTACTCGCTCAGGTCGCGCAGATGGAGCGTCGCAGGATCGCGGAGCGTACGGCAGCCGGACGAGCCGCCGCCCGCAAGTCACTTGCGGAGACCGGTCGCACCCATCGGGGCAAGGCCAGCCTTGGACGGCCCGTAGCCCGCGATGCAGGGGCCGTGGCGGCATGGCGGCAGCAAAATCATGCGAGCATCGCGGACACCGCTCGGCAGTTCAAGCTGTCCACCGCCACAGTCAAACGCTACTGCGCCTCATCGGGGTCGCCTGCCTGA